One stretch of Streptomyces sp. MMBL 11-1 DNA includes these proteins:
- a CDS encoding peptidoglycan-binding protein, translating into MSIPKLLSLGHAEVGYREGRANGHWNNFQKFSPAVPGLEWSQNQAWCATFTSWLALKAGLADAYPRTASCWTGTNWFKNKGRFSAYPAVGAQVFFGNGGGSHTGIVYAYDANYAYTIEGNTNGNGSAEGDGVYLKKRARRDSYLYGYGYPDVKGGSVSADPNAAKFGYKHKATGKVGDLGGKPAKPKAYEPFPGAAFFKREPKSAIVTAMGKRLVAVKCSAYKVGPGAQWSDADKASYAKWQRKCGFTGADADGWPGKSSWDKLKVPKV; encoded by the coding sequence TTGAGCATTCCGAAGCTTCTGTCTCTCGGCCACGCCGAAGTCGGATACCGCGAAGGTCGGGCAAACGGCCATTGGAACAACTTTCAGAAGTTCTCGCCGGCCGTGCCTGGGCTTGAGTGGTCGCAGAATCAGGCATGGTGCGCCACCTTCACTTCGTGGCTTGCGCTGAAGGCTGGTCTTGCTGACGCCTACCCGCGCACGGCTTCGTGTTGGACCGGAACGAATTGGTTCAAGAACAAGGGGCGCTTTTCGGCGTACCCGGCGGTCGGCGCTCAGGTGTTCTTCGGCAATGGCGGGGGCAGTCACACGGGCATCGTGTACGCCTATGACGCCAATTACGCATACACGATCGAGGGGAACACGAACGGCAACGGCAGCGCTGAGGGTGACGGCGTGTACCTGAAGAAGCGCGCGCGTCGGGATTCGTACCTGTACGGGTACGGCTACCCGGATGTTAAGGGTGGCAGTGTGAGCGCTGACCCGAACGCCGCGAAGTTCGGGTATAAGCACAAGGCGACCGGCAAGGTTGGCGATCTGGGCGGGAAGCCCGCGAAGCCGAAGGCGTACGAGCCGTTCCCGGGTGCGGCTTTCTTCAAGCGTGAGCCGAAGTCGGCAATCGTTACCGCCATGGGCAAGCGCCTTGTTGCGGTGAAGTGCTCCGCGTACAAGGTCGGTCCGGGCGCTCAGTGGTCGGACGCTGACAAGGCTTCGTACGCGAAGTGGCAGCGGAAGTGTGGGTTCACGGGTGCCGACGCTGACGGTTGGCCCGGTAAGTCATCGTGGGACAAGCTGAAGGTCCCGAAGGTCTAA
- a CDS encoding deoxynucleotide monophosphate kinase family protein, with protein MAYYKSIGLIGPAQSGKDSIGSRLRQRYGYQRVAFADPLKAAALKLNPWVDAASAVRGPVLCRRLSELVDEWGWDRCKTEYPEVRRTLQHVGQTVRELDPDFWVRAAFPAIVAASRLGLPVVVTDVRYENEAQALTARGFELIRVTRPGAGLADETGRHKSETELANYPTALTISNAGTLGELNDIVDSLLVPRTR; from the coding sequence GTGGCCTATTACAAGAGCATCGGGCTTATCGGTCCCGCCCAGTCGGGTAAGGACTCCATCGGGTCTCGGCTCCGGCAGCGTTACGGATATCAGCGTGTGGCGTTCGCGGACCCGCTCAAGGCGGCGGCGCTGAAGCTGAACCCGTGGGTGGACGCCGCCTCTGCCGTTCGGGGCCCCGTGCTCTGCCGTCGGCTCTCTGAGTTGGTGGATGAGTGGGGCTGGGACCGTTGCAAGACGGAATACCCGGAAGTGCGGCGCACCCTTCAGCACGTCGGACAGACCGTTCGGGAGCTTGACCCCGACTTCTGGGTACGTGCCGCCTTCCCTGCGATCGTTGCCGCGTCTCGTCTGGGGCTTCCGGTCGTTGTTACTGACGTGCGGTACGAGAACGAAGCCCAGGCGCTCACTGCCCGTGGCTTCGAGCTGATCCGGGTTACGCGGCCCGGTGCCGGACTGGCGGACGAGACCGGACGGCACAAGAGCGAAACCGAGTTGGCCAACTACCCGACAGCGCTGACGATTTCGAACGCTGGGACGCTGGGTGAGCTGAACGACATTGTTGACAGCTTGCTCGTTCCGCGCACGCGTTGA